Proteins found in one Brachypodium distachyon strain Bd21 chromosome 5, Brachypodium_distachyon_v3.0, whole genome shotgun sequence genomic segment:
- the LOC100828155 gene encoding secretory carrier-associated membrane protein 6 — MHHDPNPFDEGGAEDNPFSNGGGRGGRQQYGFRPSEPVGFGGGRGDATVDVPLDNMGTQGSNGKARELSSWESDLKRREADIKRREESLKNAGVPMEDKNWPPFFPIIHHDIANEIPANVQKLQYLAFASWLGIVLCLSWNFIAVIVCWIKEGDSKLFFLATIYALLGIPLSYLMWYRPLYRAMRTNSAFSFGWFFLCYLIHIGFCIIAAIAPPIVFQGKSLTGILAAIDTFSEHVIIGIFYFVGFALFCLETLLSIGVLQKVYMYFRGHK; from the exons ATGCATCACGACCCCAACCCCTTCGAcgagggcggcgccgaggacaACCCCTTCTCC AatggaggaggccgaggcgggAGGCAGCAGTACGGGTTCCGGCCGAGTGAGCCCGTGGGGTTCGGGGGCGGCAGGGGCGACGCTACCGTCGACGTGCCCCTCGACAACATGGGC ACACAAGGCTCGAATGGCAAGGCGAGGGAGCTCTCGTCGTGGGAATCAGATCTGAAGAGGCGTGAGGCG GACATCAAAAGGAGGGAGGAATCACTGAAGAATG CTGGAGTGCCAATGGAGGACAAGAACTggccgccattcttcccgATCATCCACCATGACATCGCTAATGAGATACCGGCCAATGTGCAGAAGTTGCAATATCTGGCATTCGCAAGCTGGCTTG GAATTGTGCTTTGCCTCTCGTGGAACTTTATTGCTGTCATAGTTTGCTGGATCAAGGAGGGAG ATTCAAAGCTATTTTTCCTTGCAACAATCTATGCTTTGCTTGGAATTCCCCTTTCCTACTTGATGTGGTATAGACCCCTCTATCGTGCAATGAG GACTAACAGTGCATTCAGTTTTGGATGGTTTTTCCTGTGTTACCTG ATCCACATTGGTTTTTGCATAATTGCTGCCATTGCTCCACCAATTGTATTTCAAGGAAAATCATTAAC GGGTATATTGGCTGCAATCGACACTTTCTCTGAGCATGTCATAATTGGG ATCTTTTACTTTGTGGGGTTTGCACTATTTTGCTTGGAGACACTGCTGAGCATTGGGGTTCTTCAG AAAGTATACATGTACTTCCGAGGGCACAAGTGA